In Spirosoma pollinicola, the genomic window GGTACCAGCACGACTCATGCCATTCAGGCGGGCGTTGTGTTAGGGTATGAAGGATTGGTACGATCGCTGGTTGGCCGGATTCAGACTGAACTGAATGGCGACTGTATTGCTGTAGCCACCGGTGGTTTATCGAGCCGGATTCCTTCTCTACAGGATGTATTCACCGACATTGTTCCATCGCTAACGCTGGATGGCATCCGGTTAATTGGTGAGTTAGTCACGGCAGCAAAGTAGTTTTTAGGTGCTGTGGTTATCCAGCAAGACATAACATTCGACATTAGCATCTCTCCTCCTAACTCAATTACCAATTACCCCTACTTTGTTGCTTCATCATCAGCCGAATTCGGAGTACGTTTTCTACGCTTCTGCAGGGCATCATTCAATAAATACTCAATTTGCCCATTCACACTTCGAAACTCTTCCTGCGCCCAACGCTCCAGTTCCTTTAACGTTTCGGGTTGAATGCGTAAGACAAATGCTTTTTTTTCAGCAGCCATAAGAAAGGGAATAAGGGGAAGAGAGGGAGGAGAGGGAATAAGGGGAAGAAAGGGAGGAGGTATGAATAGGCAAGTTTCCCTTACTTCCCTTTTTCCCTCTCCTCCTTCTCTTCCCTCCCTTCCCTTTTCTCCTTAATTATACAACGTTCCCGCATTGA contains:
- a CDS encoding ribbon-helix-helix domain-containing protein, which codes for MAAEKKAFVLRIQPETLKELERWAQEEFRSVNGQIEYLLNDALQKRRKRTPNSADDEATK